One genomic region from uncultured Treponema sp. encodes:
- a CDS encoding CAP domain-containing protein, translated as MKKRFLFALFTIFISAFLFCQSSAPKKTKPANSTSTTRKTNNAPSKKRVQQKTQGNAKSKQNSSNTANSKAKSKNSLWNIKSLDTARNVNYLSDFEKNVILEMNKARTNPKQYADLYIVPRLKNFDGNIYIEKGTGNSQGKRFLTREGAAVVKECIEYMYKQTPRSPLRPSKGLTKAAKEHAESQVLTNEFGHTRTDGTNPFQNMGKYGSFMGWGENISYGMSTARSTVLQLLIDDGVSSRGHRTNLMNKTFSSAGVGFAENKKTGKIECVIDYAQNYVENQ; from the coding sequence ATTTTTGTTCTGTCAGTCTTCCGCTCCAAAAAAAACGAAGCCTGCAAATTCGACTTCTACCACAAGAAAAACTAACAATGCTCCGAGCAAAAAAAGAGTTCAGCAAAAAACGCAAGGCAATGCCAAAAGCAAACAAAACTCCAGCAACACTGCAAACTCCAAGGCAAAAAGCAAAAATTCTTTGTGGAACATTAAATCGCTGGACACCGCAAGAAATGTTAATTACCTGAGCGATTTTGAAAAAAATGTAATTCTGGAAATGAACAAGGCAAGAACAAATCCGAAGCAATACGCTGATTTATATATTGTTCCAAGGCTGAAAAATTTCGACGGAAACATATATATCGAAAAAGGAACAGGAAATTCACAAGGCAAAAGATTTCTAACACGTGAGGGCGCAGCAGTTGTAAAGGAGTGCATAGAATATATGTACAAGCAAACGCCGCGTTCTCCTCTACGTCCGTCTAAAGGTCTTACGAAGGCGGCAAAAGAACATGCGGAAAGCCAAGTTCTCACCAATGAGTTTGGGCACACCAGAACTGACGGCACAAATCCATTTCAGAACATGGGAAAATACGGCTCGTTTATGGGATGGGGTGAAAACATATCCTACGGCATGAGCACTGCAAGAAGCACTGTATTGCAACTCTTAATTGACGACGGAGTTTCCTCGCGCGGGCACAGAACAAACCTTATGAATAAGACTTTCAGCTCCGCTGGCGTAGGATTCGCAGAAAACAAAAAGACAGGAAAAATTGAATGTGTAATCGACTACGCGCAAAACTACGTGGAAAATCAATAA
- the cas2 gene encoding CRISPR-associated endonuclease Cas2, producing the protein MKSLELNRYELMWMMVLFDLPVIEKKERKAATDFRNFLLDNGFSMVQYSIYTKLFSGKDACEKYYKLIVNNLPPDGKVDILTITDRQYSNIISYSSGNKIEKKVPEQLMLF; encoded by the coding sequence ATGAAGAGTCTTGAATTGAACAGGTATGAGCTTATGTGGATGATGGTTTTATTTGATTTACCGGTAATCGAAAAGAAAGAGCGGAAGGCTGCGACTGATTTTAGGAATTTTCTTTTAGACAATGGATTTTCTATGGTTCAGTATTCGATTTATACAAAGCTTTTTTCTGGGAAAGATGCCTGCGAAAAATATTATAAACTGATTGTAAACAACTTGCCTCCAGATGGAAAAGTTGATATTCTTACAATAACAGATAGACAATATTCCAATATAATAAGTTATTCATCTGGAAATAAAATTGAAAAAAAAGTACCTGAACAACTCATGTTATTTTAA